One segment of Xanthomonas oryzae pv. oryzae DNA contains the following:
- the rsmI gene encoding 16S rRNA (cytidine(1402)-2'-O)-methyltransferase, giving the protein MTSPGTLHVVATPIGNLADLSPRAQEVLRGVAAICAEDTRHTRQLLSHFSIDRPLLALHDHNEEAMSERIVARLREGESLAIVSDAGTPLVSDPGFKLVRAARAAGIKVSPVPGACAAIAALSVAGLPSDRFGFEGFLPAKSAARRERLTRLAGETRTLVFYESSHRIVESLADLRLAFGDERPAVVARELTKLFETVLDGTLAQLQAQVEADDNQRKGEFVVMVQGAADAADGQLAEGRRVYAKLAEHLPPSTAAKLAAELTGAPRKALYGG; this is encoded by the coding sequence ATGACGTCCCCTGGAACCCTGCACGTGGTCGCCACGCCGATCGGCAACCTGGCCGACCTGTCGCCGCGCGCGCAGGAGGTGCTGCGTGGCGTGGCCGCAATCTGCGCCGAGGACACCCGCCACACTCGCCAGTTGCTCAGCCATTTCAGCATCGACCGCCCACTGCTGGCTCTGCACGACCACAACGAAGAGGCCATGTCCGAACGCATCGTGGCACGCCTGCGCGAGGGCGAATCGCTGGCCATCGTCAGCGACGCCGGCACCCCGCTAGTGAGTGACCCTGGCTTCAAGCTGGTGCGCGCCGCCCGCGCCGCCGGCATCAAGGTCAGCCCCGTACCCGGCGCCTGTGCTGCGATTGCCGCGCTCAGCGTCGCCGGCCTGCCCAGCGACCGTTTTGGCTTCGAAGGATTTCTGCCGGCAAAGAGCGCCGCCCGCCGCGAGCGCCTGACGCGGCTGGCCGGCGAGACCCGTACCCTGGTGTTCTACGAATCGTCGCACCGCATCGTCGAATCGCTGGCCGACCTGCGCTTGGCCTTCGGCGACGAACGCCCGGCGGTCGTTGCCCGCGAGCTGACCAAACTGTTCGAAACCGTACTCGACGGCACCCTGGCGCAACTGCAGGCCCAGGTCGAAGCCGACGACAACCAGCGCAAGGGCGAGTTCGTGGTAATGGTGCAAGGCGCCGCCGATGCCGCCGACGGCCAGCTCGCCGAAGGCCGCCGCGTCTACGCCAAGCTCGCCGAACACCTGCCGCCGTCCACCGCCGCCAAGCTCGCTGCCGAGCTGACCGGCGCGCCGCGTAAGGCCTTGTATGGCGGCTAG
- a CDS encoding penicillin-binding protein activator → MVMLAAGCATSSVTPTASPTPSAALALLDQSEPREAAQQLEAEAASASGVQRSRLLAAAAFGWHDAGDDARARTLLAQVNARQLSGEERARFGLLTGELAVIDKQSVQALQALGDSPQGLTQPLQTRWFMARTAALEATGDLFGAAANRARADASLTGTARSENQRAIVRLLAALDDATLKGRTAALPAGDPLYNFAGRALISRGLGLPRAFERDAQWGFDTSKRPPAERDGYRPPVKLGVLLPITGNLATVAAPVRDGLLAGYYAETRRRPEVQFFDTAGTPAGANAAYDKAVSAGVDYVVGPLGRDEVSALFARGQLAVPVLALNRPTDNKAPPSGSAGFSLAPEDDGIMAAEYLLSRERRNVLIVGTSDDNGKRTIKAFRDRFTERGGTVAGSISVADAPGDIGAQLRNYGTADAVFLAVRGNTARALAPQLALAGFAGKSRVGTSQLVAGTGKVEDDLVLDGIVYPSETWTVLGVSGLPAVSEVASTLPSARGPAARLFAFGYDAWKITAYLEKLATGSDGGLHGATGTLHLDGFGNVLRTPAWSTFSGGRPTPIADGR, encoded by the coding sequence ATGGTGATGCTGGCCGCCGGTTGCGCCACCAGCAGCGTCACGCCGACCGCTTCGCCGACGCCGAGCGCGGCATTGGCGCTGCTGGACCAGAGCGAGCCGCGCGAAGCCGCGCAGCAGCTGGAAGCCGAAGCCGCCAGTGCCAGCGGAGTGCAGCGCAGCCGATTGCTGGCTGCGGCCGCGTTCGGTTGGCACGACGCTGGCGACGATGCGCGTGCCCGTACGTTGCTGGCGCAGGTCAACGCGCGCCAGCTGAGCGGCGAGGAACGCGCCCGCTTCGGGCTGCTCACCGGCGAGTTGGCGGTGATCGACAAGCAGAGTGTGCAGGCGTTACAGGCGCTGGGCGACAGCCCGCAGGGACTGACCCAGCCGCTGCAGACGCGTTGGTTTATGGCACGCACCGCCGCACTGGAAGCGACCGGCGACCTGTTCGGCGCGGCCGCCAACCGCGCGCGCGCCGATGCCAGCCTGACCGGCACCGCGCGCAGCGAGAACCAGCGCGCGATCGTGCGCCTGCTCGCCGCCCTCGACGACGCCACCCTCAAGGGCCGCACCGCCGCACTGCCGGCCGGCGACCCGCTGTACAACTTCGCTGGGCGCGCGTTGATCAGCCGCGGTCTGGGACTGCCGCGCGCGTTCGAGCGCGATGCGCAGTGGGGCTTCGACACCAGCAAGCGCCCGCCGGCCGAACGCGATGGCTACCGCCCACCGGTCAAGCTGGGTGTGCTGTTGCCGATCACCGGCAACCTGGCCACCGTCGCCGCGCCGGTGCGCGATGGCCTGCTGGCCGGCTACTACGCGGAAACCCGCCGTCGCCCGGAAGTGCAATTCTTCGACACCGCCGGCACGCCAGCCGGTGCCAATGCCGCCTATGACAAGGCCGTGAGTGCCGGGGTGGATTACGTGGTTGGCCCGTTGGGGCGCGACGAAGTCAGCGCGCTGTTCGCGCGCGGCCAGCTGGCGGTGCCGGTGCTGGCGCTCAACCGCCCCACCGACAACAAGGCCCCACCCAGCGGCAGCGCCGGGTTCTCGCTGGCGCCGGAAGACGACGGCATCATGGCCGCCGAATATCTGCTCTCGCGCGAACGCCGCAACGTGCTGATCGTCGGCACCAGCGACGACAACGGCAAGCGCACCATCAAGGCCTTCCGCGACCGCTTCACCGAACGCGGCGGCACCGTCGCCGGCAGCATCAGCGTGGCCGATGCGCCGGGCGATATCGGTGCGCAGTTGCGCAATTACGGCACGGCCGATGCGGTGTTCCTGGCAGTGCGCGGCAACACTGCACGTGCGCTGGCGCCGCAGCTGGCACTGGCCGGGTTCGCCGGCAAGTCGCGCGTGGGCACATCGCAGTTGGTGGCCGGCACCGGCAAGGTCGAAGACGATCTGGTGCTGGATGGCATCGTCTACCCGAGCGAAACGTGGACCGTCCTGGGCGTGTCCGGCCTGCCGGCAGTGAGCGAGGTGGCCAGCACCCTGCCCAGCGCACGCGGCCCGGCCGCCCGCCTGTTCGCATTCGGCTACGACGCCTGGAAGATCACTGCGTACCTGGAAAAACTCGCCACCGGCAGCGATGGCGGCCTGCACGGCGCCACCGGCACCTTGCACCTGGATGGCTTCGGCAATGTGCTGCGCACGCCGGCCTGGTCCACCTTCAGCGGTGGCCGTCCGACCCCGATCGCCGACGGCCGCTGA
- a CDS encoding YraN family protein — protein MPAARQQRGAGVEAAARALLEQAGLRLVVGNANYRGGELDLVMRDGQSLVFVEVRYRRDDRFGGGAASVDWRKRRKLVLAAQLFLGAHPALAALPCRFDVVDASGEPPVLHWIRDAFRADDC, from the coding sequence ATGCCGGCAGCGCGTCAGCAGCGTGGTGCGGGGGTCGAAGCGGCCGCACGCGCATTGCTGGAGCAGGCCGGTCTGCGGTTGGTGGTCGGCAATGCCAACTACCGCGGCGGCGAACTGGATCTGGTGATGCGCGATGGGCAATCGCTGGTGTTTGTGGAAGTGCGCTACCGGCGCGACGATCGCTTCGGTGGCGGCGCGGCATCGGTGGACTGGCGCAAGCGCCGCAAGCTGGTGCTGGCTGCGCAGCTGTTTCTTGGCGCTCACCCCGCACTGGCAGCGCTGCCCTGCCGCTTCGATGTGGTCGATGCCAGCGGCGAACCGCCGGTATTGCACTGGATCCGCGACGCGTTCCGCGCCGACGATTGCTGA
- a CDS encoding metal-dependent hydrolase has protein sequence MPTIMTHTAVPLALWCASERRRIWPRLLVAGVVAAMVPDADVLAFALHIPYADAFGHRGASHLLLFAALMALFGAAAHRLLRADAVQAAVLLCVCTASHPLLDAMTSGGLGVALGWPWSGTRWFAPWRPIRVSPFATGFFNAHGLTTLLSELRWVWLPLTVAVLGWKCIQRAAPQDRVS, from the coding sequence ATGCCAACCATCATGACCCACACTGCCGTGCCTCTGGCGCTGTGGTGCGCCAGTGAACGCAGGCGCATCTGGCCGCGCCTGCTCGTGGCCGGTGTCGTGGCCGCCATGGTGCCGGATGCCGATGTGTTGGCGTTCGCGCTGCATATTCCCTACGCCGATGCGTTCGGCCACCGTGGCGCCAGCCACTTGTTGTTGTTCGCCGCGTTGATGGCGTTGTTCGGCGCTGCGGCACATCGTCTGTTGCGAGCGGATGCCGTGCAGGCAGCTGTGCTTTTGTGCGTCTGCACCGCATCGCACCCGCTGCTGGATGCGATGACCTCCGGCGGCCTGGGCGTTGCGCTGGGTTGGCCGTGGAGCGGGACGCGCTGGTTCGCACCGTGGCGGCCGATCCGAGTGTCGCCGTTCGCGACCGGCTTCTTCAATGCGCACGGCCTGACCACGTTGCTCTCCGAGCTGCGCTGGGTCTGGTTGCCGCTCACCGTCGCCGTGCTGGGGTGGAAATGCATCCAGCGCGCGGCACCACAGGATCGCGTGTCATGA
- a CDS encoding FAD-binding oxidoreductase produces MTDVLPTALAELLAARLDADGWLTGDDARRRYGEDDSRRWALPAAVALPRDTDDVVAIVQACRAYGVPIVARGAGTGTTGAAVPFSGGVVLSMARMNRIVALRPEDRCAVVQPGLLNGDLQQALQPHGLFWPPDPSSAEICSIGGNLSTNAGGPRAVKYGATRDNVLGLVAVTGTGEVIRCGGAYTKNSTGYDLTHLLVGSEGTLAIIIEATLKLTPRAIAQAGLRALYRDASSAAAAVSRLMAQPTTPTMLEFMDASAIALLRRNGSDVPDAGAMLLIEADGDHDTLPYALQALHDAADGEGVLSLDVAADGSARDKLWAARRALSPALRTIKPGKINEDVVVPVSRIPALVAGVEALAAEFTLPIVAFGHAGNGNLHVNIMYDPTDADEDARAHAALPRLFTLVLGLEGTLSGEHGIGVAKRDFMAQAFSASTLAAMRAIKAALDPDGILNPGKVLPPA; encoded by the coding sequence ATGACCGATGTACTTCCCACCGCACTTGCCGAGCTGTTGGCCGCGCGCCTGGATGCCGATGGCTGGTTGACCGGCGACGATGCGCGCCGCCGCTATGGCGAAGACGATTCGCGCCGCTGGGCATTGCCTGCTGCCGTCGCCTTGCCGCGCGACACCGATGACGTCGTGGCGATCGTGCAGGCGTGTCGCGCCTATGGCGTGCCGATCGTGGCGCGCGGCGCCGGCACCGGCACCACCGGCGCGGCAGTGCCATTTTCCGGCGGCGTGGTGCTGTCGATGGCGCGCATGAATCGCATCGTTGCGCTGCGACCGGAAGACCGCTGCGCAGTGGTGCAACCGGGCCTGCTCAATGGCGACTTGCAGCAGGCGCTGCAGCCGCATGGATTGTTCTGGCCACCGGATCCGTCCAGCGCGGAGATCTGCAGTATCGGCGGCAATTTATCCACCAACGCCGGTGGACCGCGCGCGGTGAAATACGGCGCCACCCGCGACAACGTACTCGGCCTGGTGGCGGTGACCGGCACCGGCGAAGTGATCCGCTGCGGCGGTGCGTACACCAAAAATTCCACCGGCTACGACCTGACGCATCTGTTGGTCGGCAGCGAAGGCACCTTGGCGATCATCATCGAGGCCACGTTGAAACTGACCCCGCGCGCAATCGCACAGGCCGGCTTGCGCGCGCTGTATCGCGATGCGTCCAGCGCCGCAGCGGCGGTGTCGCGGCTGATGGCGCAACCGACCACGCCGACCATGCTGGAATTCATGGATGCCAGCGCGATCGCACTGCTACGCCGCAACGGCAGCGACGTGCCCGACGCCGGCGCCATGCTGTTGATCGAAGCCGATGGCGATCACGACACACTGCCTTACGCATTGCAGGCCCTGCACGATGCCGCCGATGGCGAAGGCGTGCTGAGCCTGGACGTGGCCGCCGATGGCAGCGCACGCGACAAGTTGTGGGCGGCACGCCGCGCCCTGTCGCCGGCCTTGCGCACCATCAAACCCGGCAAGATCAACGAAGACGTGGTGGTGCCGGTGTCGCGCATTCCCGCACTGGTGGCCGGCGTGGAAGCGCTCGCTGCCGAATTCACATTGCCCATCGTCGCCTTCGGCCATGCCGGCAACGGCAACCTGCACGTCAACATCATGTACGACCCGACCGATGCCGACGAAGATGCGCGTGCGCATGCCGCGCTGCCCCGTCTGTTTACGCTGGTGCTGGGACTGGAAGGCACGCTCTCCGGCGAACACGGCATCGGCGTGGCCAAACGCGATTTCATGGCACAGGCGTTCAGCGCATCCACGCTGGCGGCGATGCGTGCGATCAAGGCCGCACTGGACCCGGATGGGATCTTGAATCCTGGCAAGGTGTTGCCGCCCGCCTAG
- a CDS encoding response regulator, whose amino-acid sequence MPTDLTAIPPARVLIVDDEPQIRRFLDISLRAQGYRVLQAGTAEEGMALLAGQGAELVVLDIGLPDRDGHEMLREIRQWSNVPVIMLTVRAGETEKVAALDAGANDYVTKPFGVQELMARIRVLLRQAGAGSTVEESVFDDGRLHIHLGLREVTLNGEAVPLSRKEYALLALLLKHAGRVVTQPQLLRELWGPTHEEDTHYLRILVGKLRQKLQDDAAAPHYIVTEPGVGLRFIGVTR is encoded by the coding sequence ATGCCGACTGACCTCACTGCCATCCCGCCCGCCCGTGTGCTGATCGTCGACGACGAGCCGCAGATCCGCCGTTTTCTCGATATCAGCCTGCGTGCGCAAGGCTACCGCGTGCTGCAGGCCGGCACCGCCGAAGAAGGCATGGCCTTGCTGGCCGGGCAGGGCGCCGAACTGGTGGTGCTGGACATCGGTCTGCCGGACCGCGACGGCCACGAGATGCTGCGCGAGATTCGTCAGTGGTCCAACGTGCCGGTGATCATGCTCACCGTGCGTGCCGGCGAAACCGAAAAGGTCGCCGCGCTCGATGCCGGCGCCAACGATTACGTCACCAAACCCTTCGGCGTGCAGGAATTGATGGCACGCATCCGCGTATTGCTGCGTCAGGCCGGTGCCGGCAGCACGGTGGAAGAAAGCGTGTTCGACGATGGCCGCCTGCACATCCATCTGGGCCTGCGCGAAGTCACCCTCAACGGCGAAGCCGTGCCGCTGAGCCGCAAGGAATACGCCTTGCTCGCACTGCTGCTCAAGCACGCCGGCCGCGTGGTGACCCAACCGCAATTGCTGCGCGAACTGTGGGGCCCCACCCACGAAGAAGACACCCACTACCTGCGCATCCTGGTCGGCAAACTGCGCCAGAAACTGCAGGACGATGCCGCCGCCCCGCATTACATCGTCACCGAACCCGGCGTGGGGCTGCGGTTTATCGGGGTGACGCGCTGA
- a CDS encoding sensor histidine kinase, which translates to MNDARTQQADALIGELQREHGGRLTVFLGAAPGVGKTYAMLSRARERLRQGMDVVAGVVETHGRSETAALLEGLPLLPRARVSYQGRMLEELDLDALLARKPRLALIDELAHRNVPGSRHERRWQDIVELLDAGIDVYTTVNIQHLESLNDIVLRITGVRVSETVPDAVFDRLRDIVLVDLPPRELIERLQQGKVYLPEQATQALQAFFSPSNLTALRELAMQTAADRVDSDLRDTQAARGLPGTAALRRRVVVAIDGRGSSDYLVRVARRLSERRDAPWTVVTVQTRTVTDAAWRLEIDRAFALTRRLGGDTSLLHGTNVADALLDFAAQNGISTLVLGRTRERPLARMFNRTLTQQLLQRGAHYELVIVSSADARARARQRWRHPRQWLQRYDLVFAAIAAAGAVGVAWLLQRWTDINDLSMVFIVAVVLVASRTRMAAAVVAALLSFVAYNFFFIEPRFTLQISARQGVVTVCMFLIAALVAGRLASRLRSQVLALRAANAHANVLQALARQLSTAADLGQVLEAGRRALATALDADVWLRLEQRESDAPTSFGALDRSAADWTQRHGQPAGRFTDTLAGAQWWCLPVRHERGTLGVAALRFRQGVQRPGLEQRRLAEAMVEDIGQAALRTRLVADLEGARVSGETERLRSALLSSVSHDLRSPLASMIGSASSLASYGDAMDAHDRHSLLDTIQLEGERLDRYIQNLLDMTRLGHTGLTVNRDWIGVDELIGSATRRLQRYQPDVRLQLDLAADLPAIWVHPALVEQAIFNVLENAAKFSPPGIAVTVQATLRSGALQIDIGDQGPGIPEDERARIFDMFYSVERGDRGRNGTGLGLAICQGMIGAHGGSVEALAGAHGHGTTIRITLPLLVPAAPPRPDAD; encoded by the coding sequence ATGAACGACGCCCGCACCCAGCAAGCCGATGCCTTGATCGGCGAATTACAGCGCGAACACGGTGGGCGGTTGACGGTGTTCCTGGGTGCCGCGCCGGGGGTGGGCAAGACCTACGCCATGTTGTCGCGGGCGCGCGAGCGCCTGCGGCAGGGCATGGATGTGGTGGCCGGTGTGGTGGAGACGCACGGGCGCAGCGAAACCGCTGCGTTGCTGGAGGGTTTGCCGCTGCTGCCGCGCGCGCGCGTGAGTTACCAGGGCCGCATGCTGGAAGAACTCGATCTGGATGCATTGCTGGCACGCAAACCGCGGCTGGCCCTGATCGATGAGCTGGCGCACCGCAACGTGCCCGGCAGCCGCCATGAGCGGCGCTGGCAAGACATCGTGGAGTTGCTCGATGCCGGTATCGACGTCTATACCACGGTCAACATCCAGCACCTGGAAAGCCTCAACGACATCGTGCTGCGCATCACCGGCGTGCGCGTGTCCGAGACCGTGCCCGATGCCGTGTTCGACCGCCTGCGCGACATCGTGCTGGTCGATCTGCCGCCACGCGAACTGATCGAGCGCCTGCAACAGGGCAAGGTGTACCTGCCCGAGCAGGCCACGCAGGCGTTGCAGGCGTTTTTCTCGCCATCCAATCTCACCGCGTTGCGCGAGCTGGCGATGCAGACCGCTGCCGACCGCGTCGACAGCGATCTGCGCGACACCCAGGCCGCGCGCGGTTTGCCTGGCACCGCCGCGTTGCGACGCCGCGTGGTGGTAGCCATCGATGGCCGTGGCAGCTCGGATTATCTGGTGCGCGTGGCGCGGCGTCTGTCGGAGCGGCGCGATGCACCGTGGACGGTAGTCACCGTGCAGACCCGCACCGTGACCGATGCGGCCTGGCGGCTGGAGATCGACCGTGCGTTCGCGTTGACGCGTCGCCTCGGTGGCGACACCTCGCTGCTGCACGGGACGAACGTCGCCGACGCCTTGCTGGATTTCGCCGCGCAAAACGGCATCTCCACCCTGGTGCTGGGGCGTACCCGCGAACGCCCGTTGGCACGCATGTTCAATCGCACGTTGACCCAGCAATTGTTGCAACGTGGCGCGCATTACGAACTGGTCATCGTCAGCTCCGCCGATGCGCGCGCACGCGCGCGTCAGCGTTGGCGTCATCCGCGCCAATGGCTGCAGCGATACGACCTGGTGTTCGCCGCGATTGCAGCAGCCGGTGCGGTGGGCGTGGCGTGGTTGCTGCAACGCTGGACCGACATCAACGACTTGTCGATGGTGTTCATCGTCGCGGTGGTGTTGGTGGCCTCGCGCACGCGCATGGCCGCTGCGGTGGTCGCCGCACTGCTGAGTTTTGTCGCCTACAACTTCTTTTTCATCGAACCGCGTTTCACCTTGCAGATCAGTGCGCGCCAGGGCGTGGTGACGGTGTGCATGTTCCTGATCGCCGCGTTGGTCGCCGGCCGGCTGGCCTCGCGTTTGCGCAGCCAGGTACTGGCCTTGCGCGCAGCCAATGCGCACGCCAACGTGTTGCAGGCGCTTGCCCGCCAGCTCAGCACCGCTGCCGATCTGGGCCAGGTGCTGGAAGCCGGCCGTCGCGCGCTGGCCACTGCGCTGGATGCCGACGTCTGGTTACGCCTGGAGCAGCGCGAAAGCGATGCCCCCACCAGCTTCGGTGCGCTCGATCGCAGCGCCGCCGATTGGACCCAGCGGCATGGCCAGCCCGCCGGCCGCTTCACCGATACCTTGGCCGGCGCGCAGTGGTGGTGCCTGCCGGTGCGCCATGAGCGCGGTACATTGGGCGTCGCTGCGTTGCGCTTTCGTCAGGGCGTGCAACGGCCCGGTCTGGAACAACGCCGCCTGGCCGAAGCGATGGTGGAAGACATCGGCCAGGCGGCGCTACGCACCCGCCTGGTCGCCGATCTGGAAGGCGCACGTGTGAGTGGCGAAACCGAGCGCCTGCGCTCGGCATTGTTGTCGTCGGTGTCGCACGACTTGCGCTCGCCGCTGGCCTCGATGATCGGCTCGGCCAGCAGCCTGGCCAGCTACGGCGATGCGATGGACGCGCACGATCGCCACAGCCTGCTCGACACCATCCAGCTTGAAGGCGAGCGACTGGATCGCTACATCCAGAATCTGCTTGATATGACCCGGCTTGGCCACACCGGGCTGACCGTGAATCGCGACTGGATCGGCGTGGACGAATTGATCGGCTCGGCCACCCGCCGCCTGCAGCGTTACCAGCCCGACGTGCGCCTGCAGCTGGACCTGGCCGCCGACCTGCCGGCGATCTGGGTGCATCCGGCGCTGGTGGAACAGGCCATCTTCAACGTGCTGGAAAATGCGGCGAAGTTCTCGCCGCCCGGCATCGCGGTCACCGTGCAGGCGACGCTGCGCAGCGGCGCGCTGCAGATCGACATCGGCGACCAGGGGCCGGGCATTCCCGAAGACGAGCGCGCGCGCATCTTCGACATGTTCTACAGCGTGGAACGCGGCGACCGTGGGCGCAACGGCACCGGCTTGGGCCTTGCCATCTGCCAGGGCATGATCGGCGCGCACGGCGGCAGCGTAGAGGCATTGGCAGGCGCGCATGGTCACGGCACCACAATTCGCATTACGCTGCCGTTGCTCGTTCCCGCCGCGCCACCTCGCCCCGATGCCGACTGA
- the kdpC gene encoding potassium-transporting ATPase subunit KdpC produces the protein MSSSLPLRDDGALRGSLMLAVFTLFGLGLAYSLVATGITGALFSEQATGSLVRVDARVVGSALVAQPFTDARYFQPRPSAAKYDLTAASGSNQARSNPDLLARIAATRAQVAKRDGIAPEAVPGELLTQSGSGLDPHLSPAGAQVQIRRVAAARGLPEQRVAALVQAATEAPQFGLLGQPRVNVLALNLALDKAGNGESGRDNGVKQAY, from the coding sequence ATGTCTTCTTCCTTGCCGTTACGCGACGACGGCGCCCTGCGCGGTTCGCTGATGCTCGCGGTATTCACCCTGTTCGGCCTGGGCCTGGCCTACTCGCTGGTCGCCACCGGCATCACCGGCGCACTGTTCTCCGAGCAAGCCACCGGTTCGCTGGTGCGTGTCGATGCGCGCGTTGTCGGCTCGGCATTGGTTGCGCAGCCGTTTACCGATGCGCGCTATTTTCAGCCGCGTCCGTCGGCCGCCAAGTACGACCTCACCGCCGCGTCGGGCAGTAACCAGGCACGCTCCAATCCCGATTTGCTGGCCCGTATCGCTGCCACCCGTGCGCAAGTGGCCAAACGCGACGGCATCGCCCCGGAGGCGGTGCCGGGCGAGCTGCTGACGCAATCCGGCAGTGGCCTGGACCCGCACCTGAGCCCGGCCGGCGCACAGGTGCAGATCCGCCGCGTGGCCGCCGCACGCGGCTTGCCCGAGCAACGCGTTGCTGCACTGGTGCAAGCTGCGACCGAAGCGCCACAGTTCGGTCTGCTTGGGCAACCGCGGGTCAACGTGCTCGCCCTGAATCTGGCGCTGGATAAGGCCGGCAATGGGGAGTCGGGAAGGGACAATGGTGTGAAGCAAGCGTACTAG